Proteins encoded by one window of Lepidochelys kempii isolate rLepKem1 unplaced genomic scaffold, rLepKem1.hap2 scaffold_201, whole genome shotgun sequence:
- the ACIN1 gene encoding apoptotic chromatin condensation inducer in the nucleus isoform X7: protein MELEPHQAGASPPAGPPAQPPGPDERPDGGPEDEERKEAAAQHKAFKRKISVVSAAKGAAAGNSDTEGGQSGGRKRRWGASTATTQKKPSISITTESLKSLIPEMKPVAGQEAVVDLHADDSRISEDEGERHGEPPAHEKGLKICRTVTQVVPAEGQENGQGEEEEEEEKEPEEEQPEAPQVTAELPLPPPVEHEVKKVTLSDTLTRRSISQQRSGVSITIDDPVRTAQLPSPPRAKPSPIVHICNLVRPFTLGQLKELLGRTGTLVEEAFWIDKIKSHCYVTYCTVEEAVLTRNALHGVKWPQSNPKFLSADFAEQDELDFHRGLLPERVVEAAAAAPGAGPAGGRGGRRSAPRERSREPERAVREQWAEREREMERRERTRAEREWDRDKVREGPRSRSRERRRKEPPKAKEKKGEKKEKAPEEPPAKLLDDLFRKTKAAPCIYWLPLTDTQFVQKQAERAARARERERRRKELEEEELRQRERSRQAERDKRREHSRERGAGGAPGAAGGAERGGRERREAKRHSRSRSRSTPVRDRGGRR, encoded by the exons GCTGCGGCGCAGCACAAAGCCTTCAAGAGGAAGATCTCCGTCGTGT CAGCGGCCAAGGGGGCAGCAGCGGGGAACAGTGACACGGAGGGCGGCCAGTCGGGGGGGCGCAAGCGGCGCTGGGGGGCCAGCACGGCCACCACCCAGAAGAAGCCGTCCATCAGCATCACCACCGAGTCGCTTAAG AGCCTGATCCCCGAGATGAAGCCGGTGGCGGGGCAGGAGGCGGTGGTGGATCTTCACGCCGATGACTCCCGCATCTCGGAGGACGAGGGGGAGCGCCACGGGGAGCCGCCCGCCCATGAGAAGGGGCTCAAGATCTGCCGGACGGTCACACAG GTGGTGCCAGCCGAGGGGCAGGAGAATGGGcagggcgaggaggaggaggaggaggagaaggagcccGAGGAAGAGCAGCCCGAGGCCCCGCAGGTCACAGCAGAGTTACCGCTGCCCCCGCCCGTGGAGCATGAAGTCAAGAAAG TGACACTCAGTGACACCCTGACGCGCCGCTCCATCAGCCAGCAGCGCTCGGGCGTCTCCATCACCATCGATGACCCTGTGCGCACGGCCCAGCTCCCGTCGCCCCCCCGCGCCAAGCCCAGCCCCATTGTGCATATCTGCAACCTG GTGCGGCCCTTCACGCTGGGCCAGTTGAAGGAGCTGCTGGGCCGGACGGGGACACTAGTGGAAGAAGCCTTCTGGATTGACAAGATCAAATCACACTGCTACGTCACA TACTGCACGGTGGAGGAGGCTGTGTTGACCCGCAACGCCCTGCACGGGGTGAAATGGCCCCAGTCCAACCCCAAGTTCCTGTCCGCCGACTTCGCCGAGCAGGATGAG CTGGACTTCCACCGGGGGCTGCTGCCAGAGCGGGTGGTGGAAGCAGCGGCGGCGGCCCCGGGGGCTGGGCCAGCCGGAGGGCGCGGGGGCCGGCGCTCAGCCCCCCGAGAGCGCTCGCGGGAGCCGGAGCGGGCGGTGCGGGAGCAGTGGGCGGAGCGGGAGCGCGAGATGGAGCGGCGGGAGCGCACACGGGCCGAGCGCGAGTGGGACCGCGACAAGGTGCGCGAGGGGCCCCGCTCCCGTTCCCGCGAGCGCCGCCGCAAGGAGCCACCCAAGGCCAAGGAGAAGAAGGGCGAGAAGAAAG aaaAGGCCCCAGAGGAGCCCCCCGCCAAGCTGCTGGACGATCTCTTCCGCAAGACCAAGGCCGCCCCCTGTATCTACTGGCTGCCCCTGACTGACACCCAG TTCGTGCAGAAGCAGGCGGAGCGGGCAGCCCGGGCGCGGGAGCGTGAGCGGCGCCgcaaggagctggaggaggaggagttgcgGCAGCGGGAGCGGAGCCGCCAGGCCGAGCGGGACAAGCGACGGGAGCACAGCCGGGAGCGGGGGGCCGGGGGCGCCCCAGGGGCGGCAGGCGGTGCTGAGCGGGGGGGCCGGGAGCGCCGGGAGGCCAAGAGGCacagccggagccggagccgcaGCACCCCAGTGAGGGACCGCGGGGGGCGCCGCTGA
- the ACIN1 gene encoding apoptotic chromatin condensation inducer in the nucleus isoform X6 yields the protein MPGPRARGNQEEKEEVPMELEPHQAGASPPAGPPAQPPGPDERPDGGPEDEERKEAAAQHKAFKRKISVVSAAKGAAAGNSDTEGGQSGGRKRRWGASTATTQKKPSISITTESLKSLIPEMKPVAGQEAVVDLHADDSRISEDEGERHGEPPAHEKGLKICRTVTQVVPAEGQENGQGEEEEEEEKEPEEEQPEAPQVTAELPLPPPVEHEVKKVTLSDTLTRRSISQQRSGVSITIDDPVRTAQLPSPPRAKPSPIVHICNLVRPFTLGQLKELLGRTGTLVEEAFWIDKIKSHCYVTYCTVEEAVLTRNALHGVKWPQSNPKFLSADFAEQDELDFHRGLLPERVVEAAAAAPGAGPAGGRGGRRSAPRERSREPERAVREQWAEREREMERRERTRAEREWDRDKVREGPRSRSRERRRKEPPKAKEKKGEKKEKAPEEPPAKLLDDLFRKTKAAPCIYWLPLTDTQFVQKQAERAARARERERRRKELEEEELRQRERSRQAERDKRREHSRERGAGGAPGAAGGAERGGRERREAKRHSRSRSRSTPVRDRGGRR from the exons GCTGCGGCGCAGCACAAAGCCTTCAAGAGGAAGATCTCCGTCGTGT CAGCGGCCAAGGGGGCAGCAGCGGGGAACAGTGACACGGAGGGCGGCCAGTCGGGGGGGCGCAAGCGGCGCTGGGGGGCCAGCACGGCCACCACCCAGAAGAAGCCGTCCATCAGCATCACCACCGAGTCGCTTAAG AGCCTGATCCCCGAGATGAAGCCGGTGGCGGGGCAGGAGGCGGTGGTGGATCTTCACGCCGATGACTCCCGCATCTCGGAGGACGAGGGGGAGCGCCACGGGGAGCCGCCCGCCCATGAGAAGGGGCTCAAGATCTGCCGGACGGTCACACAG GTGGTGCCAGCCGAGGGGCAGGAGAATGGGcagggcgaggaggaggaggaggaggagaaggagcccGAGGAAGAGCAGCCCGAGGCCCCGCAGGTCACAGCAGAGTTACCGCTGCCCCCGCCCGTGGAGCATGAAGTCAAGAAAG TGACACTCAGTGACACCCTGACGCGCCGCTCCATCAGCCAGCAGCGCTCGGGCGTCTCCATCACCATCGATGACCCTGTGCGCACGGCCCAGCTCCCGTCGCCCCCCCGCGCCAAGCCCAGCCCCATTGTGCATATCTGCAACCTG GTGCGGCCCTTCACGCTGGGCCAGTTGAAGGAGCTGCTGGGCCGGACGGGGACACTAGTGGAAGAAGCCTTCTGGATTGACAAGATCAAATCACACTGCTACGTCACA TACTGCACGGTGGAGGAGGCTGTGTTGACCCGCAACGCCCTGCACGGGGTGAAATGGCCCCAGTCCAACCCCAAGTTCCTGTCCGCCGACTTCGCCGAGCAGGATGAG CTGGACTTCCACCGGGGGCTGCTGCCAGAGCGGGTGGTGGAAGCAGCGGCGGCGGCCCCGGGGGCTGGGCCAGCCGGAGGGCGCGGGGGCCGGCGCTCAGCCCCCCGAGAGCGCTCGCGGGAGCCGGAGCGGGCGGTGCGGGAGCAGTGGGCGGAGCGGGAGCGCGAGATGGAGCGGCGGGAGCGCACACGGGCCGAGCGCGAGTGGGACCGCGACAAGGTGCGCGAGGGGCCCCGCTCCCGTTCCCGCGAGCGCCGCCGCAAGGAGCCACCCAAGGCCAAGGAGAAGAAGGGCGAGAAGAAAG aaaAGGCCCCAGAGGAGCCCCCCGCCAAGCTGCTGGACGATCTCTTCCGCAAGACCAAGGCCGCCCCCTGTATCTACTGGCTGCCCCTGACTGACACCCAG TTCGTGCAGAAGCAGGCGGAGCGGGCAGCCCGGGCGCGGGAGCGTGAGCGGCGCCgcaaggagctggaggaggaggagttgcgGCAGCGGGAGCGGAGCCGCCAGGCCGAGCGGGACAAGCGACGGGAGCACAGCCGGGAGCGGGGGGCCGGGGGCGCCCCAGGGGCGGCAGGCGGTGCTGAGCGGGGGGGCCGGGAGCGCCGGGAGGCCAAGAGGCacagccggagccggagccgcaGCACCCCAGTGAGGGACCGCGGGGGGCGCCGCTGA